The Stomoxys calcitrans chromosome 3, idStoCalc2.1, whole genome shotgun sequence genome includes a region encoding these proteins:
- the LOC106091913 gene encoding transcription factor grauzone, with protein sequence MLCCLCLKGTENAMPIFGDSEMSEKYNVAAILAKHFWFEPNKDDPAFTAICNACWGKLYDFHKFYEMVEIVHHRLINTEIVTVKSEETLACKDEPYEENLHELGEVPLSTELVALNQSTKSCSTLDSDIHFNAHNSNDSHSYDNEFDMDYQEEDSEHSDPFDDTEVVRDMHEQDLQTPTEKRTRSTRNSKKSNAPADSVLPSVAEKLAVPVKRGRKPKVKISLDHENKGDKPKKSKCKEKPNKNPDEESAYKNKMKSFDNEISQYMGLHCDVCNIAVENFATLKNHMRIEHSIENGYVKCCDKKFCKRANLLYHIRRHVNPNCYRCEDCDQIFSDYQSLRNHLNVKHQKEEDKIYKCNECPKKFARKYLLEQHRTFKHKDRCKQCKMCNRRYKTIEELEEHNKEPCAAGIMCDICAKVIFGPGAFKRHQLEHDGGDAHKLQCDLCGSWHKDKYALRKHKRRHLEPKTPHVCDICNKVSPSREAMVSHKKYAHRSDRTFECEFCKKCFKRPISLREHLTTHTGAVLYTCPYCPKTFNSNANMHSHRKNVHPVEFEEARKRRQRVGYMGDQNSSIDVSKPLAIGAPITDSKIVPNLPKVESNHTITLFDAN encoded by the exons ATGTTATGTTGCTTGTGTTTAAAAGGCACAGAAAATGCTATGCCAATTTTTGGAGATTCAGAAATGTCAGAAAAATATAATGTAGCGGCAATTTTAGCAAAGCATTTCTGGTTTGAA CCAAATAAGGATGACCCAGCTTTTACCGCAATATGTAATGCATGCTGGGGAAAACTTTATGATTtccataaattctatgaaatggTGGAAATAGTTCACCACCGTTTGATTAACACGGAGATTGTGACGGTGAAAAGTGAAGAAACGCTTGCATGCAAAGATGAGCCGTATGAAGAAAATTTACATGAATTGGGCGAGGTGCCACTTTCTACGGAATTAGTGGCCTTAAACCAGTCAACGAAGTCTTGCTCCACTTTAGACTCGGACATCCATTTCAACGCTCATAATTCCAACGATAGCCATAGCTATGACAATGAATTTGATATGGACTATCAAGAGGAGGATTCTGAGCACTCGGATCCATTTGACGATACAGAAGTGGTAAGAGATATGCACGAGCAGGATTTACAAACTCCAACTGAGAAAAGGACACGTTCAACCCGAAATTCAAAGAAATCGAATGCACCAGCCGATAGCGTACTACCTTCGGTAGCTGAAAAGCTTGCAGTTCCAGTAAAGAGGGGAAGAAAGCctaaagttaaaatttctttGGATCATGAAAACAAAGGCGACAAGCCAAAGAAATCTAAATGCAAAGAGAAACCTAATAAAAATCCAGACGAAGAGAGTGCCTATAAAAATAAGATGAAATCGTTCGACAATGAAATTTCTCAGTATATGGGCCTACATTGTGATGTGTGCAACATagctgtagaaaattttgctaCCCTAAAAAATCATATGCGCATTGAACATAGCATTGAAAATGGCTACGTGAAATGCTGTGACAAAAAATTCTGCAAGAGAGCAAATCTGTTGTATCATATTCGGCGTCATGTTAATCCAAATTGTTATAG ATGTGAGGATTGTGACCAAATATTTTCTGATTATCAATCGTTACGAAATCATCTCAACGTTAAACACCAAAAGGAAGAAGATAAAATATACAAATGCAACGAGTGTCCAAAAAAATTTGCCCGCAAATATCTACTTGAACAGCATAGAACTTTTAAGCATAAAGATCGTTGCAAACAATGCAAAATGTGTAATAGAAG atatAAAACAATTGAGGAGCTTGAGGAGCATAATAAAGAACCATGTGCAGCCGGAATAATGTGCGATATTTGTGCTAAAGTTATTTTTGGTCCCGGGGCTTTTAAACGCCACCAATTAGAACATGATGGCGGTGATGCTCACAAACTGCAATGTGATTTATGCGGGTCATGGCATAAAGATAAATATGCACTCAGAAAACACAAACGACGTCATTTGGAACCTAAGACACCCCATGTATGTGATATTTGTAATAAAGTTTCACCCAGTCGAGAAGCCATGGTTAGTCACAAAAAATACGCTCACCGATCTGATCGAACTTTTGAGTgtgaattttgcaaaaagtgctTCAAACGACCAATTTCGTTAAGGGAACACTTGACAACACACACGGGTGCCGTCTTATATACATGCCCCTACTGCCCGAAAACATTTAATTCCAACGCTAATATGCACTCACATCGCAAAAATGTACATCCTGTTGAATTTGAAGAAGCTCGTAAACGACGCCAAAGAGTTGGTTATATGGGTGATCAAAATTCTTCGATAGACGTTTCGAAGCCTTTAGCAATAGGCGCGCCAATCACTGATAGTAAAATAGTGCCTAATTTGCCCAAAGTCGAGTCTAATCATACTATAACGTTATTTGAcgcaaattaa
- the LOC106091896 gene encoding transcription factor grauzone: MMCCLCLQSSENITKVFEDSGRNGKYNIATVLAKHFWFEPHRDDPVFTAICKSCLGKLYDFHEFYEMVELVHNRLNEPEIVTVKSETAIVECGVLAGKVEPNEEYDVLGEVPFSTELIELNKSVCTGLEASEEAFKNVSHNSIDTDDSSCDMDAFNNLQSENSDPFDDTEETRDSKTPKEEPIDEFTKEEIEAIEESEKTTRSKRVQKSQTIIEKDSIQIKPKKRGRKRKDENVSDKTEELKPTKYRNAKPKANKKPEEESAYKIKMKSFDDEIAQYMGLHCDVCNVAVENFAGIKTHMRSEHNIENGYVKCCDKKFNKRANLLAHIRHHVDPNCYRCDECNQIFSDYQSLRNHNFIKHQKEEDKIYKCNECPKKFAKKYLLEQHRTFKHKDRFKQCKTCNRRYKTLAELEEHNKEPCVGGRMCDVCAKVIFGPSAFKRHQMEHQDGQAREQCDLCGSWHKDKYALRKHKRRHMQPKTPHVCDICNKVSPSRDAMESHKKYAHRSDRTFECEFCKKSFKRPRSLREHMSTHTGAYLYTCPHCPKTFNSNANMHSHRKNVHPVEFEEARKKRQRVGYLGDQLSAAEVLASKFDTAKSETSNIAQTN, from the exons atGATGTGCTGTTTGTGTTTACAAAGCTCTGAAAACATCACAAAAGTCTTCGAAGATTCGGGGAGAAATGGAAAATATAACATTGCTACAGTGTTGGCAAAGCATTTTTGGTTTGAG CCCCATAGAGATGATCCAGTCTTCACAGCTATTTGTAAGTCATGTCTGGGCAAACTTTacgatttccatgaattttatgaaatggTCGAGTTGGTTCATAACCGGTTGAATGAACCGGAGATCGTGACGGTAAAAAGCGAAACGGCCATTGTGGAATGTGGTGTCCTTGCGGGTAAAGTTGAACCAAACGAGGAATACGATGTTTTGGGTGAAGTTCCATTTTCCACAGAACTGATAGAGTTAAACAAATCAGTTTGCACGGGTCTGGAAGCTTCGGAAGAGGCATTTAAAAATGTATCGCATAACTCCATTGATACGGACGACAGTTCATGTGATATGGATGCATTTAACAACTTGCAATCCGAAAATTCGGATCCATTCGACGACACTGAAGAAACCAGAGATTCAAAAACCCCCAAAGAAGAACCCATAGACGAATTCACGAAGGAAGAAATTGAGGCGATAGAGGAGAGCGAAAAAACCACACGCTCCAAAAGAGTCCAAAAGTCTCAAACAATTATAGAAAAAGACTCCATACAAATCAAGCCTAAAAAAAGAGGAAGAAAGCGCAAAGATGAAAATGTCTCAGATAAAACAGAGGAGTTAAAGCCGACAAAGTACAGAAATGCCAAACCTAAGGCTAATAAAAAGCCAGAGGAAGAAAGTGCgtacaaaattaaaatgaaatcgtTTGATGACGAAATTGCACAATACATGGGGCTCCATTGTGATGTTTGTAATGTAgctgttgaaaattttgctgGAATAAAAACTCATATGCGTAGTGAGCACAATATTGAAAACGGCTATGTGAAATGTTGtgataaaaaattcaacaaGAGAGCAAATTTGCTTGCACATATTCGACATCATGTTGATCCGAACTGCTATAG ATGTGATGAATGTAATCAAATTTTCTCAGATTATCAATCGCTTCGTAATCATAATTTCATCAAACATCAAAAAGAGGaagataaaatttataaatgcaATGAATGCccgaaaaaatttgccaagaaATATCTTTTGGAGCAGCATAGGACTTTTAAACATAAGGACCGTTTTAAACAATGTAAAACTTGTAACAGAAG ATATAAAACATTGGCAGAATTAGAGGAACATAATAAAGAGCCCTGCGTTGGTGGGAGAATGTGTGATGTATGCGCAAAGGTTATTTTTGGTCCCAGCGCCTTCAAGCGTCACCAAATGGAACATCAGGACGGGCAAGCAAGAGAGCAATGTGATTTGTGCGGATCGTGGCATAAAGATAAGTATGCGCTACGAAAACACAAGCGACGTCATATGCAACCGAAAACGCCACATGTATGTGACATTTGCAATAAAGTATCGCCAAGTCGCGATGCCatggaaagtcataagaaatatGCACATCGTTCGGATCGTACATTTGAgtgcgaattttgtaaaaaaagttttaaaaggcCAAGATCCCTGAGGGAACATATGAGTACCCATACCGGAGCTTACTTGTATACCTGTCCACACTGCCCGAAAACATTCAATTCCAATGCGAACATGCACTCTCATCGTAAAAATGTCCATCCCGTTGAATTTGAAGAGGCCAGAAAAAAGAGGCAACGAGTTGGTTATTTAGGCGACCAGTTAAGCGCAGCTGAAGTTTTAGCTTCGAAATTTGATACTGCAAAATCTGAAACATCAAATATAGctcaaacaaattaa
- the LOC106092279 gene encoding transforming growth factor beta regulator 1 produces the protein MSSSAHLQYQNSQHSRVMNLKYKSKYKKLKKQIKHLVFENASLCDEVSQIQLDLQLAREERRYLIKRLMRHEGYDEGLDNKNNNTEIVAIQQKTNNIPKKRGPKKRISNVNSQVDCDSQGKPKMPINLCNVLIHSLGEILPTNPNFHNSSWIYPVGYVATRIYAHPKDPQRKCVFTCKILNNTGMPQFQIIPDNDLDSVFFGESANICHQSLLETLRRSLSDAAKLPLRVQGEKFFGLSNPVVQSLLKLDPSFKQCTNFKEFPNKTDFPGYNIPEDKDPTMSWEAFSLITMSAYHTMPEIKDEPPDELFDMN, from the exons ATGTCCTCATCCGCTCATCTTCAATACCAAAATAGTCAGCATTCAAGAGTTATGAATCTAAAATATaaatcaaaatataaaaaactgaAGAAGCAAATTAAACATTTGGTTTTT GAAAATGCTTCATTGTGCGATGAAGTTTCTCAAATCCAACTAGACTTACAACTAGCACGAGAGGAGCGAAGGTATTTAATTAAACGTCTTATGCGCCATGAAGGATACGATGAGGGCCTTGATAATAAGAACAATAATACGGAAATTGTCGCAATACAGCAGAAAACAAATAACATTCCCAAGAAGAGAGGACCAAAAAAACGTATCAGCAATGTAAACTCACAGGTCGATTGTGATTCGCAAGGAAAACCAAAAATGCCAATAAATTTGTGCAACGTTTTAATCCACTCTTTGGGTGAAATTCTTCCAACCAATCCTAATTTCCACAATTCCAGTTGGATTTACCCTGTGGGGTATGTTGCGACACGTATTTATGCGCACCCAAAGGATCCGCAAAGGAAGTGCGTATTTACATGCAAAATTCTTAATAATACTGGAATGCCCCAATTTCAAATAATACCGGACAATGATTTGGATAGCGTTTTCTTTGGTGAAAGTGCTAATATTTGCCATCAATCCCTTTTGGAGACATTGCGAAGGTCGCTATCTGATGCGGCCAAATTGCCTTTACGTGTCCAGGGAGAAAAGTTTTTTGGTTTGTCAAATCCTGTGGTGCAATCACTGCTAAAATTGGATCCGTCTTTTAAACAGTGCACGAATTTCAAAGAATTTCCAAACAAAACTGATTTTCCAGGCTATAACATCCCCGAAGACAAAGATCCAACCATGTCTTGGGAAGCTTTTTCACTTATTACAATGTCCGCATATCACACAATGCCAGAAATTAAAGATGAACCACCTGATGAGTTGTTCGACATGAATTAG
- the LOC106092270 gene encoding etoposide-induced protein 2.4 homolog — MDSAKLIILGFFYGLWDSIKGMTLVFYIDAEIHRQNAEKEAERQQRINECQRMMRRSPSPVPSSASAMYEEQRQREMLVRGNTNPDERRLDNLPKKEKTSETTIPFKQKKIAKQVLKSCALNGGFTWMSIILFERVLLPTLKLILTWCYGEKSQDLHMIWGWLSFFLSIIFGMMWVLPIFLLSKIVSSLWFADIANEAYKVRKGKPNLIPNISKLVADFLFNLVVQALFLVQSQLVCLFPIPYVGEFLCFIHLCLLYSLYAFEYKWFNMGWELHRRLNYIEINWPYFLGFGVPLTVLTNMTSSIIVSSCIFSIFFPLFILSGNEAKPIIGTTDTALRLFSPVIFVSNLIFGGRKVNKVTANKSAPTKQHVNHNQHQHRQQSKDELRKRRETLNQQQPPQYRYPQPPSRISPARLTPTPERQIRYADGSRILLPTHTPAVPASVQSRNHNQRR, encoded by the exons ATGGACTCTGCGAAG cttATAATTTTGGGCTTCTTTTATGGCTTGTGGGATAGCATTAAAGGTATGACATTGGTTTtttacattgatgctgaaattCATAGACAAAATGCAGAAAAAGAAGCTGAACGACAGCAACGTATAAACGAATGTCAACGCATGATGCGGAGAAGTCCCTCACCAGTCCCATCTTCTGCATCTGCCATGTATGAAGAGCAACGTCAACGCGAAATGTTGGTAAGAGGCAATACGAATCCTGATGAACGTCGGTTGGATAATTTGCCCAAGAAGGAAAAGACCTCAGAAACTACAATACCTTTTAA AcagaaaaaaatagcaaaacaaGTGCTGAAGTCATGTGCGCTCAACGGCGGTTTCACATGGATGAGCATTATACTGTTTGAACGCGTACTGCTTCCAACTTTAAAATTGATACTAACATggtgctatggagaaaaatctCAAGATCTGCATATGATATGGGGTTGGCTCTCTTTTTTCCTGTCGATAATCTTTGGAATGATGTGGgttttaccaatttttttgcTAAGTAAAATAGTTAGCTCTCTGTGGTTTGCCGATATTGCAAACGAGGCATACAAAGTGCGCAAAGGCAAACCCAATCTTATACCGAACATCAGTAAATTAGTTGCAGATTTCCTCTTCAATTTAGTAGTTCAGGCTTTGTTTTTGGTACAAAGCCAACTGGTCTGCTTATTTCCCATTCCGTATGTTGGcgaatttttatgttttatacACCTTTGCCTATTATATTCGCTTTATGCGTTCGAATACAAATGGTTTAATATGGGATGGGAATTGCATAGGCGTTTAAATTACATCGAAATAAATTGGCCATACTTTTTGGGATTTGGTGTTCCCTTGACCGTTCTGACAAATATGACGTCGTCAATTATTGTGAGCAGCtgcattttttctatattttttccaTTATTTATATTGAGCGGCAATGAGGCAAAACCAATTATTGGAACAAC tGACACAGCATTGCGACTATTCTCACCCGTTATATTTGTATCTAACCTAATTTTTGGGGGTCGAAAAGTGAATAAGGTAACTGCCAATAAAAGTGCACCTACAAAACAGCATGTTAACCATAATCAGCATCAACATCGTCAGCAGTCAAAAGATGAGCTTAGGAAACGCCGGGAGACTCTTAATCAACAACAACCGCCTCAATATCGCTATCCTCAACCTCCATCAAGAATCAGTCCCGCACGTTTAACTCCGACGCCCGAGCGTCAAATACGTTATGCTGACGGTAGTCGTATCCTTCTACCAACACATACTCCAGCAGTTCCTGCATCAGTCCAAAGCAGAAACCACAATCAACGAAGGTAG